The Geotalea uraniireducens Rf4 genome window below encodes:
- a CDS encoding BrnA antitoxin family protein: protein MKAEYDFSKAKRGAVVPQTGKTRITIYLDDAILEEFRVRADAAGKGYQTLINDALREYLSKDSGNLEETLRKVIREEMGRAA, encoded by the coding sequence ATGAAAGCTGAATACGATTTTTCCAAAGCAAAGCGTGGCGCTGTTGTGCCGCAAACCGGTAAGACACGGATTACCATTTATCTTGACGACGCCATTCTCGAGGAGTTCCGTGTTCGTGCAGATGCGGCAGGCAAAGGGTATCAGACATTGATTAATGATGCTTTGCGAGAGTACCTCTCGAAGGATTCAGGCAATCTTGAAGAGACCCTGCGCAAGGTTATCCGTGAAGAGATGGGGCGTGCTGCCTGA
- a CDS encoding BrnT family toxin — MKITFDPNKAATNYRKHGIRFSDAETVLFDPMALTREDRDAEGEQRFISIGLDATGRLLVVIFSYRGEEIRMISARPATAKEREYYES, encoded by the coding sequence ATGAAAATCACCTTTGACCCGAACAAGGCTGCAACCAACTATCGCAAACATGGGATCAGGTTTTCCGATGCCGAAACCGTGTTGTTTGACCCGATGGCCCTGACGCGCGAAGACAGGGACGCGGAAGGAGAGCAGAGATTCATATCAATTGGTTTGGATGCCACAGGAAGGCTTCTTGTTGTCATCTTCTCATACCGCGGTGAAGAAATCCGTATGATTTCGGCCCGTCCGGCAACCGCAAAAGAAAGGGAGTACTATGAAAGCTGA
- a CDS encoding MFS transporter produces the protein MINFKLFSPRRDRTAAMPFIMLTVLIDMVSIGLIIPVLPSLVGSFTDSQANQAFWYGVVVFAFGIANFFASPILGALSDAYGRRPLLLLGFCGLGLNFFATGLSTALWMLIAVRLVGGAMQANAAVANAYVADITVPEERARRFGMLGAMFGVGFIVGPVMGGLLGAITIQLPFFVAGAFAMINWLYGYFVLPESLPAERRRPFHWRMANPLVSLRALTRLSGVGRLVAVVALSGLAQFVLFTSWVLYTTFKFGWGPRENGWSLAAVGIMSLVVQGFLLGRLLKRFSPRRLVVAGLASSSIAYILWGIANQGWMMYAVIFLNLLSYTVTASLQSIISSAADSQSQGQALGAVNSLNSLMAVVAPLFSTPLLATVSHLQRGDWRIGAPFYFCALLQAASLALAYFHFRSEHHATPATASEVQRGSGGNP, from the coding sequence GTGATTAATTTCAAATTATTTTCGCCCCGTCGCGACCGCACAGCGGCCATGCCTTTCATCATGTTGACCGTGCTGATCGACATGGTGTCTATCGGTTTGATCATTCCCGTGTTGCCGTCGTTGGTCGGAAGTTTCACCGACTCACAAGCAAATCAGGCGTTCTGGTATGGCGTCGTGGTGTTCGCGTTCGGAATCGCGAATTTTTTCGCTTCGCCGATCCTCGGTGCGCTGTCCGACGCTTACGGTCGCCGCCCGTTGCTCTTGCTCGGTTTTTGCGGACTCGGCCTCAATTTTTTCGCAACAGGGCTCTCCACGGCGTTGTGGATGCTGATTGCGGTGCGGCTGGTGGGCGGTGCGATGCAGGCCAATGCGGCCGTGGCTAACGCGTATGTGGCGGATATCACCGTTCCCGAAGAGCGTGCCAGGCGTTTCGGCATGTTGGGCGCGATGTTCGGCGTTGGCTTCATCGTCGGGCCGGTGATGGGCGGGCTGCTGGGCGCAATCACCATACAGCTCCCGTTTTTCGTCGCCGGCGCCTTTGCAATGATTAACTGGCTCTACGGCTATTTTGTGTTACCCGAGTCGCTCCCTGCCGAGCGCCGGCGCCCATTCCACTGGCGGATGGCAAACCCGCTCGTGTCGCTACGCGCGCTGACCCGGCTGAGCGGTGTCGGCCGATTGGTCGCCGTGGTTGCGTTGAGCGGACTTGCCCAATTCGTGCTGTTCACCAGTTGGGTGTTGTACACGACCTTCAAGTTCGGCTGGGGACCGCGTGAAAACGGCTGGTCGCTCGCAGCGGTCGGCATCATGTCGTTGGTCGTGCAGGGTTTTCTGCTCGGACGGCTGCTGAAACGCTTTAGTCCGCGACGCCTTGTGGTTGCCGGACTGGCGTCGTCGTCGATCGCCTACATATTGTGGGGCATAGCCAACCAGGGCTGGATGATGTACGCAGTAATCTTCCTGAATCTGCTTAGCTATACGGTTACTGCGTCGCTGCAAAGCATAATTTCCAGCGCCGCCGACTCCCAAAGCCAGGGGCAGGCGTTGGGGGCGGTCAACTCCCTGAACAGCCTGATGGCGGTAGTGGCCCCCTTGTTCAGCACGCCGCTGCTTGCGACGGTTTCCCATTTGCAGCGCGGCGATTGGCGCATCGGCGCGCCGTTCTATTTTTGCGCCCTGCTTCAAGCCGCATCGCTGGCCTTGGCGTATTTTCATTTCCGCAGCGAGCACCATGCGACGCCCGCGACGGCGTCAGAAGTGCAGAGAGGCAGTGGGGGCAACCCTTGA
- the rsgA gene encoding ribosome small subunit-dependent GTPase A, which translates to MRKKSVHFEVCQMSSASEQLNQFGWDEWFDAKAHEKGSAEHRLARVVAVDRDQLLVIDESGEFRAKLAGRFLYMTEQSIDLPCVGDWVCIQYSTSDMYGIIHDVIPRKSVLRRKAAGDIIEYQMIASNIDVALIVQACHFDFNVNRLERYLVMVRNGHVHPVVLLTKTDLVSPETLQQLIEKIRSAGINTEVIALSNVTGEGVNNVREILQPGKTYCLLGSSGVGKSTLINQLIGRHILETKVVSGTGEGRHTTVRRELIILDNGAMLIDNPGMREFGILGAEEGMGDSFADIYALASKCKYSDCSHSNEPGCAVLSAIEEGSLHRAHYQNFIKLRSESEFHDLSYLEKRKKDKAFGRYIKSAKKDLGITRK; encoded by the coding sequence ATGAGAAAAAAATCTGTACATTTTGAGGTATGTCAAATGAGCTCTGCTTCTGAACAACTAAATCAATTTGGATGGGATGAATGGTTTGATGCAAAGGCACATGAAAAGGGCTCGGCAGAACACCGTCTTGCACGTGTTGTTGCTGTGGATCGTGATCAACTTCTTGTAATAGATGAGTCTGGTGAATTTCGCGCAAAGCTTGCCGGCCGTTTTCTATATATGACCGAGCAATCAATTGATCTTCCATGTGTTGGAGACTGGGTATGCATTCAATACAGCACCTCTGACATGTATGGAATAATTCATGACGTCATTCCTAGAAAGTCGGTTCTTCGTCGTAAGGCTGCAGGAGATATCATTGAATACCAGATGATTGCCTCGAATATTGACGTAGCCTTAATAGTCCAGGCCTGTCATTTCGACTTCAATGTTAACAGGCTTGAGCGTTACTTGGTAATGGTTAGAAATGGGCATGTACATCCTGTCGTTTTACTTACAAAAACTGACCTGGTCAGTCCTGAAACTCTCCAACAACTAATAGAAAAAATTAGAAGTGCTGGAATAAATACGGAGGTAATCGCGCTTAGTAACGTCACCGGCGAAGGTGTTAATAATGTACGTGAAATTCTACAGCCCGGAAAAACCTACTGTCTTTTAGGTTCATCAGGGGTTGGCAAGAGTACATTGATCAACCAGTTGATTGGCCGTCATATACTTGAAACCAAGGTGGTAAGTGGTACAGGCGAGGGACGACATACGACGGTGCGTCGCGAACTCATAATATTGGATAATGGTGCAATGTTGATAGATAACCCAGGAATGCGTGAATTTGGCATTTTAGGAGCTGAGGAAGGAATGGGCGACAGCTTTGCTGATATCTATGCGTTAGCATCGAAATGCAAATATAGTGATTGCTCTCACTCTAACGAACCAGGTTGTGCTGTTTTGAGTGCAATTGAGGAAGGAAGTCTCCATCGGGCACACTATCAGAACTTTATCAAACTCAGGAGTGAATCAGAGTTTCATGATCTGTCGTATCTTGAAAAGCGAAAAAAGGATAAGGCATTTGGTCGCTACATCAAGTCTGCCAAGAAAGATCTGGGAATCACACGTAAATAA
- a CDS encoding Maf family protein gives MKVIKRLYKWSIEPWPLHLFPVFVSVHLFSLRIFQSHNQIINSNFSAAFQIIGGLIIIWVINSNLGIVSKTSIKNSIFDWLKRFPLIAKQKSVNLQVDSLLSASGIYDARLIPGHKNTEEKVEFLLQEVNRIHDKIDKTRDELKRDIRTSEDRISIKINTIKTDINEINTNLKAAIVGGVKAEALGVLTVAYGIAIPIIYKIA, from the coding sequence ATGAAGGTAATTAAAAGATTATATAAATGGTCAATTGAACCATGGCCTCTTCATCTCTTCCCAGTTTTTGTATCAGTGCACCTCTTCTCACTACGAATATTTCAATCTCACAATCAGATAATAAATTCAAATTTTAGTGCAGCATTTCAAATTATTGGTGGCCTAATTATTATTTGGGTGATCAATAGTAACCTTGGAATTGTATCCAAAACTAGTATCAAAAATTCAATATTTGATTGGTTGAAGAGGTTTCCCCTAATTGCCAAGCAAAAATCTGTGAACCTCCAAGTTGATTCCCTTCTCAGTGCCAGCGGGATATACGACGCAAGACTGATTCCTGGCCATAAAAATACTGAAGAAAAAGTTGAATTTCTCTTGCAAGAAGTAAATAGAATTCATGACAAAATCGACAAAACAAGAGACGAACTTAAAAGGGATATTAGGACTTCTGAAGATAGAATAAGTATAAAGATAAACACAATCAAAACTGATATAAATGAAATTAACACTAATTTAAAAGCGGCAATTGTTGGTGGAGTTAAAGCCGAAGCGCTTGGGGTACTTACAGTTGCTTACGGTATAGCTATCCCTATAATTTATAAAATTGCATAA
- a CDS encoding REP-associated tyrosine transposase, which yields MARPLRIEYPGAFYHVTSRGNEKKDIFKSRRDREKFLEYLASATERYGAVVHAYCLMSNHYHLLLETPSGNLSQIMRHINGAYTTYFNVKRKRSGHLFQGRYKAILVEADEYLAELSRYIHLNPVKAGIVERPEHYQWSSYQSFIGQSKPPAWLRTGFILGCFAKKEADARKKYRTFVENMIGKEYESPLSKIFGGSILGSADFIDEISTAHIREKEDANIPALKHFANRPSPEEIMKEAIAALHGNEKLARQVCIYLCHKYSGMRLQEIGDRFNVRDTAISEASRRLVRKMETDEVLGRKVEKIKGKFEKCRM from the coding sequence ATGGCACGACCTTTACGCATCGAGTATCCGGGAGCGTTTTATCATGTCACGTCGCGTGGGAATGAAAAGAAGGACATATTCAAAAGCCGGAGGGATCGGGAGAAGTTTCTTGAATATCTTGCATCGGCAACGGAGCGGTACGGGGCGGTAGTTCACGCCTATTGTTTGATGAGCAACCATTACCATCTGTTGCTGGAAACACCATCCGGTAACCTATCGCAGATAATGCGACACATAAACGGGGCATACACGACCTACTTCAACGTCAAAAGAAAGAGGTCGGGTCATCTGTTCCAGGGTAGATACAAGGCGATCCTTGTCGAGGCCGATGAATACCTGGCGGAGCTTTCCCGCTACATACACCTGAACCCGGTCAAAGCCGGAATCGTCGAAAGGCCAGAGCACTACCAATGGTCCAGCTACCAAAGCTTCATTGGGCAAAGCAAACCGCCAGCATGGCTGAGAACCGGTTTTATCCTAGGATGCTTTGCAAAGAAAGAAGCGGACGCTCGGAAAAAGTACAGGACCTTTGTTGAAAATATGATCGGCAAAGAATACGAAAGCCCTTTGAGCAAAATCTTCGGTGGATCGATATTGGGGAGCGCCGACTTTATAGATGAAATATCAACGGCGCATATCCGGGAAAAGGAAGACGCGAATATTCCGGCGCTGAAGCATTTTGCCAACAGGCCATCGCCGGAAGAAATCATGAAGGAAGCAATAGCGGCATTGCATGGCAACGAAAAGCTAGCGAGGCAGGTGTGCATCTATCTTTGCCATAAATACAGCGGAATGAGACTTCAGGAAATAGGAGATCGCTTCAACGTACGAGATACGGCGATAAGTGAAGCGAGCAGAAGGCTTGTCAGGAAAATGGAGACGGATGAGGTGCTGGGAAGAAAGGTCGAGAAGATAAAGGGAAAGTTTGAAAAGTGTAGAATGTAG
- a CDS encoding radical SAM protein encodes MPLYLQNTFYACSMHEGWRLESPKGVYLLDSLDLIQSIHGNPACVICRTEADMRELEQYYAQGIIGYVRKDNAVLMVFNEGEQYRTIYRNGELSWFSMVPTKIELDLTSACNLACSHCSRVTTESPGPDELNLEELISFLEQAGRIGVSTITFMGGEPTCHPELIELALVARLSGIRSISVGTNGWLVDEKLAARMAAVFDSIQVSLHGTNAVIHDNIVGRQGSFEQSIQSIRYLKAHSARRVTISYTVTHDNAAGMETAARLARDLEVDSIRFLLLTPKGKGASLPQLSERSRSKIGTVVNALHEKFKGELVIEAGGTPPYTKVPPDAAFYGCAAGRSLMYVSSHGEVKPCAVIDTVAGSIRESSILDLWHRPEFVAIREAKRCRCSFSSICAGICLASIGNNPENPEMGHLSVD; translated from the coding sequence ATGCCCTTGTATCTTCAGAACACCTTTTATGCCTGTAGCATGCATGAAGGATGGCGCCTGGAGAGCCCAAAAGGTGTGTACCTGCTGGATTCCCTGGATCTGATCCAGTCGATTCACGGCAATCCTGCCTGCGTGATCTGCAGGACGGAAGCTGATATGCGTGAGTTGGAGCAGTATTACGCGCAAGGAATTATAGGTTATGTGCGCAAGGATAATGCTGTACTCATGGTGTTCAACGAGGGGGAGCAATACCGGACCATTTACCGAAATGGGGAACTCAGCTGGTTCTCCATGGTCCCGACGAAAATAGAACTGGACTTGACTTCGGCGTGCAATCTTGCATGCAGCCACTGCTCACGAGTAACGACGGAATCGCCCGGTCCTGACGAACTAAACCTGGAAGAACTTATCTCATTCCTGGAGCAGGCAGGTCGAATCGGGGTATCTACAATTACATTTATGGGTGGCGAGCCTACTTGCCACCCTGAGCTTATCGAGCTGGCACTCGTCGCAAGACTCTCCGGCATTCGCTCCATTTCCGTAGGAACAAATGGGTGGCTGGTGGACGAGAAGCTGGCGGCCCGTATGGCAGCAGTATTCGATTCTATCCAAGTCAGTCTGCATGGTACAAACGCCGTCATTCACGACAACATCGTCGGCCGACAGGGATCTTTTGAGCAAAGCATTCAGAGTATCAGATATTTGAAGGCGCATTCCGCACGAAGGGTAACCATTTCATACACCGTTACACATGATAATGCTGCTGGAATGGAAACCGCCGCTCGTCTGGCTAGGGATCTCGAAGTGGATAGTATCCGTTTTCTTTTGCTGACTCCTAAGGGAAAGGGAGCATCCTTGCCGCAATTGAGCGAGCGAAGCCGCTCTAAGATAGGGACAGTCGTTAATGCGCTGCATGAGAAGTTCAAGGGAGAACTCGTAATAGAAGCTGGAGGCACTCCTCCATACACAAAAGTGCCGCCAGACGCAGCTTTCTACGGCTGTGCGGCTGGTCGCAGCCTTATGTACGTCAGCTCTCACGGAGAGGTCAAACCATGTGCGGTTATCGACACTGTCGCGGGAAGTATCAGGGAGTCAAGCATTCTGGATCTATGGCATAGACCGGAATTTGTTGCCATTCGCGAGGCCAAGCGATGCCGCTGCTCCTTCAGCTCGATTTGCGCTGGAATTTGCCTTGCGAGTATTGGCAACAATCCTGAAAATCCCGAGATGGGACATTTATCAGTTGATTAG
- a CDS encoding Ig-like domain-containing protein, with product MKKRLDFLLLISLAISLFGCGGGSSGTASTPVPVELKVASVTPVDGATEVTRTGDITVSFDANLDANTVTAGAIAVKDDQGFPVEADTVVVNGNTATLKLKNKLSAGRRYTVKVAATIKSIYGGTLPGEYTTGFTTKTSQWDSTENFGKANSAVTAMDKHGNAIVAWWRYNSTNSHYEIVMSQLADGTWTEPRVVSGNASNVYSPKVAMDNNGNAVLVWEDWGTGVVMMEYRNGLWSQPQVITASGVSFSPGSLSPSIAMNDEGRAVIVWSQDNIYAKEYADGAWSNPVAVSAGGSCNSPKVALNSKGNQVIAWQYNDHYYTHVKLFSRQRLNGLWSTPQIVSIAGQDPDSYFQLSFDSNNEAIIVWGQQDGIQRHAYRNEYRNGAWTGPALLDSGGAETDYPRVAMDSRGNAVVAWQQKVNNLWQIVIVESRAGTWNSPRQVSSAATSANRPLIKMDHSGNGILLWNQANGADWQVYTMQYLNGSWTDKNLLAVSNDQLNYVNYDVAMDGTGDTAIAWSQSDGASWQLYRSFYHSDETVFSGSGGSSNSGGTGGTGGTGGTGGSSGYSGGYTGGTGGTTGGSAINVSNWYWLSPRTGGNNLDNVAYGAGKFVAVGTAGVIATSDSGSNWSIQNSGTSANLTRVVYGGGQFVAVGDSGVILTSSDGATWQIRASGTTANLTGTIYTGGQFVVVGNSGTILTSADGIVWTGRSSGTATHLRDITYGSNQYVVSGNSGLILTSADSVTWTSRSSGTTINLNGVTYGGGRFVAVGNAGTVLTSLNGVDWATQSAAWVPSVGMSFKPSFIAVTYDGAQFIAVGLSGAIQTSPDGITWTNYFSGTQKNLNGVNNVNGQSVATGDAGTVLISSNGTTWASTSGTTNKLSGVMFTGSEFVTVGWSGGKGVIMTSPDGVTWTDRNSSSGSPVTDIAYGNGIYLGVTWASILTSPDSVTWTGHTTATSSSGVAYGGGQFVLVGAAGAILTSPDGVSWTLSASGTTQNLVRVTYGGGQFVAVGASGSILTSPDGVAWTNRASGTIYSLYGATYGGGQYVAVGEAGTVLTSNDGILWTSRTSGTTSKLSGVSYGGGQFVVVGDSGYLLTSPDGVTWTKRASYTTNNLNGVSYDGSGHFVVVGESGTILGNF from the coding sequence ATGAAAAAACGACTGGATTTTTTACTACTGATATCTCTGGCGATTTCTTTATTTGGCTGTGGCGGCGGTTCCAGCGGAACCGCCTCTACGCCTGTGCCTGTCGAGCTGAAGGTAGCAAGTGTCACCCCAGTAGACGGAGCTACTGAGGTAACCAGGACCGGCGACATAACAGTTTCCTTTGACGCAAACCTGGATGCTAATACGGTTACTGCTGGTGCAATTGCTGTAAAGGATGACCAAGGCTTCCCAGTCGAAGCTGATACGGTTGTAGTAAACGGCAATACTGCCACCTTGAAGCTGAAAAATAAGCTTTCCGCCGGCAGAAGATACACGGTTAAAGTCGCCGCCACCATAAAAAGCATTTACGGCGGCACACTGCCCGGAGAATACACCACTGGCTTTACAACTAAAACCAGTCAGTGGGACAGTACAGAAAACTTCGGCAAGGCAAATAGTGCCGTGACAGCCATGGATAAGCACGGCAACGCCATCGTCGCGTGGTGGAGATATAACAGCACCAATAGCCATTATGAAATTGTCATGAGTCAACTGGCTGATGGAACCTGGACCGAGCCTAGGGTCGTCAGCGGGAACGCTTCTAACGTTTATTCGCCTAAGGTTGCCATGGATAACAACGGCAATGCAGTTCTGGTCTGGGAGGATTGGGGAACTGGAGTAGTAATGATGGAGTACCGGAACGGGCTCTGGAGCCAGCCCCAAGTGATTACAGCTTCCGGCGTGTCCTTTTCTCCGGGATCCCTATCGCCGTCAATCGCGATGAATGACGAAGGCAGGGCCGTTATAGTATGGTCACAGGATAATATCTACGCAAAGGAGTATGCTGACGGTGCATGGAGCAATCCGGTGGCGGTCTCAGCTGGGGGTAGCTGTAATTCCCCTAAGGTGGCGCTGAACTCAAAAGGGAACCAGGTAATAGCCTGGCAGTACAATGATCATTATTATACTCACGTCAAGTTGTTCAGCAGGCAACGCTTAAACGGACTTTGGAGTACTCCGCAAATAGTCAGTATAGCAGGCCAGGACCCGGATTCGTATTTCCAGCTATCGTTTGACAGCAATAACGAGGCTATCATCGTGTGGGGGCAGCAGGATGGCATCCAGCGTCACGCCTACAGAAACGAATACCGCAATGGTGCGTGGACCGGTCCGGCTCTGCTCGATTCCGGCGGTGCGGAAACTGATTATCCCCGTGTTGCCATGGATAGTCGCGGCAATGCCGTCGTAGCGTGGCAACAGAAGGTTAATAACCTGTGGCAGATAGTCATTGTCGAATCGCGAGCAGGCACATGGAATTCACCCAGACAAGTCAGCTCTGCTGCGACCTCGGCCAACCGCCCCCTGATAAAAATGGATCACAGCGGCAATGGGATTCTCCTTTGGAACCAGGCCAATGGTGCAGACTGGCAGGTATATACAATGCAGTACCTTAACGGCTCCTGGACCGATAAAAACCTCCTGGCAGTGAGTAATGACCAGCTGAACTATGTCAATTACGACGTAGCCATGGATGGAACCGGGGATACAGCCATAGCCTGGAGCCAGTCGGATGGTGCCAGCTGGCAACTCTACCGTAGCTTCTACCATAGTGATGAAACCGTCTTTTCCGGCAGTGGCGGTTCCAGCAATTCCGGCGGCACTGGCGGTACTGGCGGTACTGGCGGTACTGGCGGTAGCAGCGGTTACTCCGGAGGCTACACCGGCGGCACTGGTGGCACAACTGGAGGATCGGCGATAAATGTCAGTAACTGGTACTGGCTCAGCCCAAGGACCGGCGGTAACAACCTGGACAACGTCGCCTACGGCGCGGGCAAATTTGTTGCGGTAGGTACTGCGGGAGTTATCGCCACTTCAGATAGCGGCAGCAACTGGAGCATTCAAAACTCCGGGACTTCAGCCAATTTGACTCGTGTGGTTTATGGCGGTGGCCAGTTTGTCGCAGTCGGCGATTCGGGCGTCATTCTGACCTCCAGTGACGGTGCAACCTGGCAGATTAGAGCCTCTGGAACCACGGCCAACTTGACGGGAACGATCTATACCGGCGGTCAGTTTGTAGTGGTCGGTAACTCCGGCACGATCCTGACGTCCGCCGACGGTATCGTCTGGACCGGCCGTTCCTCCGGCACAGCCACGCATTTGCGCGACATCACCTACGGCAGTAACCAGTATGTTGTCTCCGGGAATTCCGGCCTCATCCTGACTTCTGCCGACAGTGTCACGTGGACGAGCCGGTCCTCGGGAACGACCATCAACCTGAACGGCGTAACCTACGGAGGTGGGCGATTTGTCGCGGTAGGAAATGCAGGGACGGTGCTGACTTCCCTGAATGGCGTCGACTGGGCAACACAGTCGGCGGCCTGGGTGCCTTCGGTAGGCATGTCTTTCAAGCCGAGCTTCATCGCAGTGACCTACGATGGCGCCCAGTTCATTGCCGTGGGTCTAAGCGGCGCGATCCAGACCTCTCCTGACGGTATCACCTGGACCAATTACTTCTCCGGCACGCAGAAAAACCTGAATGGCGTGAACAATGTGAACGGCCAGTCAGTGGCGACCGGCGACGCTGGAACGGTCCTTATATCCTCCAATGGCACTACCTGGGCGTCCACCTCCGGCACAACAAACAAGCTATCCGGCGTGATGTTCACCGGCAGCGAATTCGTGACAGTCGGGTGGTCTGGAGGTAAGGGTGTCATAATGACCTCGCCCGATGGTGTCACCTGGACAGATCGCAATAGCAGTTCGGGCAGTCCCGTGACCGACATCGCCTATGGAAACGGAATATATCTCGGGGTGACCTGGGCTTCTATCTTGACTTCGCCTGATTCCGTAACATGGACGGGTCATACTACTGCGACTTCCTCTAGTGGCGTCGCCTATGGAGGCGGCCAGTTTGTTTTGGTCGGTGCAGCAGGAGCGATCCTCACCTCCCCCGACGGCGTTTCCTGGACGCTCAGCGCTTCGGGGACGACACAGAACCTGGTTCGTGTCACCTATGGTGGCGGTCAGTTTGTTGCGGTGGGTGCAAGCGGTTCCATTTTGACATCACCAGATGGCGTGGCCTGGACCAACAGGGCTTCCGGTACTATCTACTCACTGTATGGGGCAACCTATGGTGGTGGCCAGTATGTCGCCGTCGGCGAAGCTGGCACCGTGCTGACCTCGAATGATGGCATTCTCTGGACAAGCCGCACATCCGGGACTACCAGCAAACTGTCCGGCGTATCCTATGGAGGTGGCCAGTTCGTTGTGGTTGGGGATTCAGGATACCTTTTGACTTCGCCCGATGGTGTCACTTGGACGAAGAGAGCCTCCTATACCACGAACAACTTGAACGGGGTCTCATATGATGGGAGTGGCCATTTTGTAGTCGTAGGAGAGTCAGGTACCATTCTAGGGAATTTCTAG